The Niastella koreensis GR20-10 genome includes a window with the following:
- a CDS encoding response regulator codes for MTKKILLAEDDYDDQEFFYNVLTARTDAAILHAVENGEEVIQFLNDTTTLPDVIILDQNMPKQNGLQTLCLLKGNDRYAHIPVVIYSTYTNELLEAQCSSLGALMTAVKPVDKKGYNDMIDQILAGISSFSTH; via the coding sequence TGATCAGGAATTCTTTTATAACGTGCTTACTGCAAGAACGGATGCGGCCATTTTGCATGCTGTGGAAAATGGCGAAGAAGTAATACAGTTCCTGAATGATACCACCACGCTGCCGGATGTGATTATCCTGGACCAGAACATGCCTAAACAAAATGGCTTGCAAACCCTTTGTTTATTGAAGGGTAATGACCGCTACGCGCATATCCCGGTTGTGATCTATTCTACATATACCAATGAATTACTGGAGGCGCAATGTTCATCGCTCGGCGCCCTGATGACGGCGGTAAAACCAGTGGATAAGAAAGGTTATAACGACATGATCGATCAAATACTGGCAGGTATCAGCAGTTTTTCAACGCATTGA